In Salmo trutta chromosome 28, fSalTru1.1, whole genome shotgun sequence, one DNA window encodes the following:
- the LOC115166337 gene encoding putative UDP-GlcNAc:betaGal beta-1,3-N-acetylglucosaminyltransferase LOC100288842 — translation MVGQGLWVFKPRFGKRGGRFGVVPALCVLIVSAALLALLFIDSIESWATYMNMNTMVEAQGGFIPPQSVPPTRPEEYLLMPSPHVCQHAKPYLITMVTSAPANQRARQAIRDTWGGEVEVRGHKVMTLFMLGVASDPGLAKLLIDESWERGDLIQGRFWESYSNLTLKTLSMLSWARRFCPQAHFLAKVDDDVLFNPGALLHYLNSTYEHGDLYLGRLHLHVAPDRNPGSKHYLPRGAYPASVFPDYCSGTAYILSRSALLKISLTAAASPPSTPLPPEDMFVGLCAREAGVLPSHCPLFSGGPVVPYTRCCYQAMVSIHHISPSEMLRFWADVHSPPPCSWLGMRASLGVCKVRAMLGTFLGVEQGL, via the coding sequence ATGGTGGGGCAGGGGCTGTGGGTGTTTAAGCCCCGCTTTGGGAAGCGTGGGGGCCGGTTCGGGGTGGTGCCTGCTCTCTGTGTGCTGATAGTCAGTGCTGCCCTGCTAGCTCTACTCTTCATTGACTCCATTGAGTCATGGGCCACATACATGAATATGAACACAATGGTAGAGGCACAGGGGGGGTTCATACCCCCTCAGAGTGTCCCCCCAACCAGACCCGAGGAGTACCTCCTTATGCCCAGCCCTCATGTCTGCCAGCATGCCAAGCCCTACCTCATCACCATGGTGACTTCCGCCCCAGCCAATCAGAGGGCCCGCCAGGCCATCCGGGACACGTGGGGTGGGGAGGTGGAGGTCAGGGGTCATAAGGTCATGACCTTGTTCATGCTCGGGGTGGCCTCTGACCCCGGGCTAGCCAAGCTGCTGATAGATGAGTCCTGGGAAAGAGGGGACCTGATCCAAGGGCGCTTCTGGGAGTCCTACTCCAACCTGACCCTGAAGACCCTATCGATGCTGAGCTGGGCCCGACGCTTCTGCCCCCAGGCCCACTTCCTGGCCAAGGTGGACGATGACGTCCTGTTCAACCCTGGGGCCCTGCTGCACTACCTGAACAGCACCTACGAGCACGGGGACCTGTACCTGGGCCGGCTCCACCTCCACGTGGCTCCAGACCGAAACCCAGGCAGTAAGCACTACCTCCCTAGAGGGGCGTACCCTGCCTCTGTCTTCCCCGACTACTGCAGCGGCACTGCCTACATCCTCTCCCGCTCCGCCTTGCTCAAGATCTCCCTGACGGCCGCTGCCTCGCCTCCGTCCACTCCTCTGCCCCCCGAGGACATGTTTGTGGGTCTGTGTGCCCGTGAGGCTGGAGTGCTGCCCTCCCACTGCCCACTGTTCTCTGGTGGGCCTGTGGTGCCCTACACACGCTGCTGCTACCAGGCCATGGTGTCCATCCATCACATCTCCCCCAGCGAGATGCTCCGGTTCTGGGCTGACGTCCACTCCCCTCCCCCCTGCTCCTGGTTGGGTATGCGTGCCTCACTGGGGGTCTGTAAAGTCCGGGCCATGCTGGGGACCTTTCTGGGGGTGGAGCAGGGTCTGTGA